Proteins co-encoded in one Scyliorhinus torazame isolate Kashiwa2021f unplaced genomic scaffold, sScyTor2.1 scaffold_385, whole genome shotgun sequence genomic window:
- the LOC140406254 gene encoding uncharacterized protein: MVKPWKCEDCGKGFNYASQLENHRRTHTGERPFICSVCGKGFTQSSNLLTHQRIHSGERPFTCPVCGKGFTGSSDLLKHQRIHTEEKPFRCASCGKRFRSSSERTVHQRFHTGERPFTCSECGKGFTQSSDLRTHQRVHSGERPFSCSECGKGFTGPSDLQKHQRVHTGERPFTCSECGKGFIQSSDLQTHQRVHTGERPFTCSKCGKQFTQSSNLQTHQRVHK, translated from the coding sequence ATggtgaaaccgtggaaatgtgaggactgtgggaaaggattcaattatGCATCCCAGCTGGAAAACCATcggcgcactcacactggggagaggccgttcatctgctccgtgtgtgggaaaggattcacacagTCATCTaatctgttgacacaccagcggattcactctggagagagaccgttcacttgcCCTGTCTGTGGGAAAGGCTTCACTGGGTCCTCTGACCTactgaagcaccagcgaattcacactgaggagaagccatTCAGGTGCGCTTCCTGTGGAAAGAGATTTAGGTCTTCATCCGAACGCACTgtacaccagcgatttcacactggagagagaccattcacctgctccgagtgtgggaagggattcactcagtcatccgacctgcggacccaccagcgagttcatagtggagagagaccgttcagttgctctgagtgtgggaaggggttcactggGCCCTctgacctgcagaaacatcagcgagttcacactggggagaggccatttacctgctctgagtgtgggaaaggattcattcaatCCTCTgacttgcagacacaccagcgagtccacactggggagaggccattcacctgctcaaagtgCGGGAagcaattcactcagtcatcaaacttacagacacaccaacgagttcacaagtGA